Within the Candidatus Neomarinimicrobiota bacterium genome, the region TCGATGGCCGTCACGATGGGACTTCTAAAGTAGCCGGAAGCGGCCAGTTTCCGCTTCGATGCCTCCGCCAGCTCGCGCTGCTCATCATCGTGAAAGAAGATGACCGAACGGTATTGCGTACCAACATCCGCCCCCTGCCGGTTAAGTGAGGTGGGGTCATGGCTCTTCCAGAACATATCTAAGAGGTCGTCATAACTGATGATCGCCGGGTCGTACTCGATCTGGCTGACTTCCGCGTGACCCGACCGGCCGGATGTGACCTGCCGGTATTTCGGGTTTTTCTTGTGACCACCTGAGTAGCCCGAGACAACTCCTACAACCCCATCGAGCCGTTCAAATACGGCCTCCGTACACCAGAAACAGCCACTACCAAATGTGGCCTGCGCCAAGGGGTCCACCGATTCTGCCTTCACCTGTTCAGCACCCGGCTGCTGGGCCTGGCTCTCTCCATAGGCGTCGCAGGCCGCCAACAACAGCACCGCACTCAGTGCCGTCAATTTCATCATGACTGTTCTCCGGAAGTCGCGTAGCAAAGGCCCCAATCCTCTCAATCGATTTCGATGGCAATTTAACCCCTGAAGGTACAATTGTTTCACTGAACCCAGCCGTGATCGGGGCGTCTCCGATCATTTGTTACCGCAGTGCCAGCGGCGCTTCCTCAGCGCCGGATGGGTGCCCATATTCTGCGGCGAACAGCAGGGCCAGTCCGGTGCCCCCGGGCGCGTGCATCCCGCCCCTCTCCACCGACGGAATTACCCCTGTATTCCCGTTAGAGTTGTGCGTACCTTTGAAGTTACCCTAAACGGGGACGCATTCAGCACATTGTCAACGAGGGTAGAGGCACCATGAAATATCCCGCTCTTACCAACCTGATCAACGGCCACGAGGTGGCCGCAAACGGCTCCATCCTGGACGTTTACAATCCGGCCAGCGGCGAAAAAATCTCGGAGGTACCGCTCTCCACGGCCGACGTCCTTGATATGGCCGTCAAGGCTGCCCAAGCGGCCCAGCCCGCATGGGGCGACCGCACCATCAAGGACCGGGTACAGGTCTTCTACCGCTACCGGACGGAGC harbors:
- the msrA gene encoding peptide-methionine (S)-S-oxide reductase MsrA, whose protein sequence is MMKLTALSAVLLLAACDAYGESQAQQPGAEQVKAESVDPLAQATFGSGCFWCTEAVFERLDGVVGVVSGYSGGHKKNPKYRQVTSGRSGHAEVSQIEYDPAIISYDDLLDMFWKSHDPTSLNRQGADVGTQYRSVIFFHDDEQRELAEASKRKLAASGYFRSPIVTAI